One stretch of Cohnella algarum DNA includes these proteins:
- a CDS encoding C39 family peptidase, with translation MEMPKLKKKMKMLLSVLAAAAVVTIIVNSRSGDKELEGGLSATAPSAVSKGEKSDPKPFQVYSGAKLHSSYASMEEAVAAAERMPQASIREEGKPGMLWNNYKPFTVYQGDKFLGDFEEYPEAVKLAKSFANSKVLFKDEDQPIWTFEGLPARTDMIDAPLIAQMPELPRGCEVTSLVMMLNYAGIDTDKMELAERVKKNPTPYEKKNGVIYFGNPYDGFVGDMYTFSKPGYGVYHGPIYELAEQYLPGRVIDMTGSQFEDILHAVKNGKPVWVISNTWFSQLPDSLFQTWETPTGQVKITYKEHSVLITGYDEKYIYFNDPLAEVKNRKIAVASFRAAWEQMGSQAITYV, from the coding sequence ATGGAGATGCCGAAATTGAAAAAAAAGATGAAAATGCTTCTCAGTGTTTTGGCGGCAGCAGCGGTCGTAACGATCATCGTTAATTCCAGGTCTGGCGACAAGGAATTGGAGGGAGGCTTGTCGGCAACCGCGCCATCCGCTGTTTCCAAGGGCGAGAAATCGGACCCCAAGCCATTTCAGGTGTACAGCGGGGCAAAACTTCACTCCTCCTACGCGAGCATGGAAGAAGCGGTAGCCGCCGCCGAAAGAATGCCTCAGGCGTCCATCCGCGAAGAGGGAAAACCCGGCATGCTGTGGAATAATTACAAGCCATTTACCGTTTATCAAGGCGACAAGTTTTTGGGGGACTTTGAGGAGTATCCGGAAGCGGTCAAGCTCGCCAAAAGTTTTGCAAACAGCAAGGTGCTTTTTAAGGACGAAGACCAGCCGATCTGGACGTTTGAAGGATTGCCGGCGCGGACCGACATGATCGACGCTCCGCTTATTGCCCAAATGCCCGAGCTCCCAAGAGGGTGCGAGGTTACCTCATTGGTCATGATGCTTAATTATGCCGGAATTGACACCGATAAAATGGAATTGGCCGAGAGAGTCAAAAAAAACCCGACCCCATACGAGAAGAAGAACGGTGTCATCTACTTCGGAAATCCGTATGACGGATTCGTCGGAGACATGTATACCTTTTCCAAACCCGGATACGGCGTTTATCACGGACCGATCTATGAATTGGCGGAACAATATTTGCCCGGCCGCGTCATCGACATGACCGGCAGCCAATTCGAAGATATCCTGCATGCCGTGAAAAATGGCAAGCCTGTATGGGTGATCTCCAACACGTGGTTCTCGCAGCTTCCCGATTCCCTGTTTCAGACCTGGGAGACGCCCACCGGTCAAGTGAAGATTACTTATAAGGAGCATTCCGTGCTCATCACCGGTTATGATGAAAAGTATATTTACTTCAATGATCCGCTGGCCGAAGTAAAGAACCGCAAAATCGCCGTGGCCTCATTTCGTGCGGCATGGGAACAAATGGGCAGTCAGGCCATTACCTATGTATAA
- a CDS encoding TlpA family protein disulfide reductase — protein sequence MILIVTAGLVLIAVMQSKGAYNEAAPKVGFKAPEFQLKGIDGRSYSLSALNGRPVLINFWASWCGPCREEAPDLVRLYAKYNDQIEFYGVNATSDDTLEGALSFVQQFQLSFPVLLDREGSVAKQYRIQGYPVTYFVDGKGKIVKIHQGIVSPESLEQTIVQTIRDSARDA from the coding sequence TTGATTCTGATCGTCACTGCGGGACTGGTTCTGATCGCAGTCATGCAATCGAAGGGGGCCTATAATGAAGCCGCGCCCAAAGTCGGTTTTAAGGCGCCCGAATTTCAACTGAAAGGGATAGATGGACGCTCGTACTCACTGTCAGCGCTGAACGGCAGGCCGGTGCTGATCAATTTTTGGGCGTCGTGGTGCGGGCCGTGCCGGGAGGAAGCGCCGGATCTTGTACGTCTGTACGCCAAATATAATGACCAAATCGAGTTTTACGGGGTCAATGCCACATCGGACGACACCTTGGAAGGTGCGCTTTCTTTCGTCCAACAATTTCAACTTTCTTTTCCCGTGCTGTTGGACCGGGAAGGCAGCGTAGCCAAGCAATACCGCATTCAAGGGTATCCGGTAACGTACTTTGTGGATGGAAAAGGAAAAATTGTGAAAATTCATCAAGGCATCGTTTCACCCGAAAGTCTTGAGCAAACGATCGTT
- a CDS encoding sensor histidine kinase: MSSNWKKDPYFVTKASIISNEKTIGSVLMFSPTSPTRSAAETLQNMFIVVVFIVLIMGAVIIFLVSSRIVGPLLRIINITRHISEGKYDWELDTSGSDEIAQLSQAIHRMSRNIQFYEQQRKQFLADISHELRTPITYMKGYSEALLKGFESSEEKRTKYINLLFQQSSQLQRLIEDLFDLAKLEEGTFKINFERTSLDKLMQNVLGLLADPIQQTGITLSYTPSPTPLYLAGDERRLQQVVVNLLENAKKYTPADGSITITTYEEDNFGVIEIADTGVGIPANDLPYIWERLYRVDRSRSRATGGTGLGLAICKEIVELHHGNIQVESTEGQGTVFCVRIPLFHETTGSVKR, encoded by the coding sequence TTGTCATCCAATTGGAAAAAAGACCCCTATTTCGTCACCAAGGCGTCAATTATTTCGAATGAGAAAACGATTGGCAGCGTGCTCATGTTTAGTCCGACCTCACCGACCCGATCAGCTGCCGAAACCTTGCAAAATATGTTTATCGTTGTCGTCTTCATTGTACTCATTATGGGTGCTGTCATTATCTTTCTGGTATCGAGCCGCATCGTCGGGCCTCTTCTTCGCATCATCAATATTACCCGCCATATCTCAGAAGGAAAGTACGATTGGGAGCTGGATACGAGCGGCTCTGACGAAATCGCCCAACTATCCCAGGCCATACACCGAATGTCTCGAAACATTCAATTTTACGAACAGCAACGCAAACAATTTCTGGCTGACATTTCCCACGAACTACGGACACCCATCACCTACATGAAAGGCTATTCCGAAGCGCTGCTGAAAGGGTTCGAATCGTCGGAAGAAAAAAGAACGAAGTATATAAACCTCCTTTTTCAACAGAGCAGTCAGCTTCAGCGACTTATCGAAGATTTATTCGATCTGGCCAAACTGGAAGAAGGGACATTCAAGATCAACTTTGAGCGAACATCGTTGGACAAGCTCATGCAAAATGTATTAGGTTTATTGGCGGATCCGATTCAGCAAACCGGAATCACACTTAGCTATACCCCCTCCCCAACCCCGTTGTATCTGGCCGGCGACGAGAGGCGTCTCCAGCAGGTTGTGGTGAATTTGCTGGAGAATGCCAAAAAGTATACGCCTGCCGATGGTTCAATCACGATTACGACCTACGAGGAGGACAATTTCGGTGTCATTGAGATTGCGGACACCGGGGTCGGTATTCCAGCAAATGACCTTCCGTATATATGGGAACGGTTGTACCGTGTGGACAGATCACGTTCCCGGGCAACCGGAGGAACCGGGCTGGGCCTTGCCATCTGTAAGGAAATTGTTGAACTTCATCATGGGAACATCCAGGTTGAGAGCACGGAAGGACAAGGAACCGTTTTTTGCGTTCGCATCCCGTTGTTCCACGAAACGACCGGATCCGTTAAACGTTAA
- a CDS encoding four-helix bundle copper-binding protein → MFMATVINSTVTQFQSCIQACNKCMQACEECLTSCLKEPDVQARIHCINMLRDCADICSMASKWMSRGSMYAKQICQLCATICDACANECAKFQDAHCKACADECRKCADECRRMAQ, encoded by the coding sequence ATGTTTATGGCAACTGTTATCAATTCGACTGTGACGCAATTTCAATCTTGCATTCAGGCTTGCAACAAATGTATGCAGGCATGTGAGGAATGTCTGACTTCCTGCTTGAAGGAACCCGATGTGCAAGCCAGAATCCATTGCATCAACATGCTGCGCGACTGTGCAGACATATGTTCAATGGCATCGAAATGGATGTCTCGCGGAAGCATGTACGCAAAACAAATTTGCCAGTTGTGCGCAACCATCTGTGACGCTTGCGCAAATGAGTGCGCTAAGTTCCAGGATGCGCATTGCAAAGCTTGTGCTGACGAATGCCGAAAATGTGCTGACGAATGCAGAAGAATGGCCCAATGA
- a CDS encoding putative glycoside hydrolase: protein MLVILMLLQNFITGGEMKDSTVMQTLLNMMVMQSSINQGTKLSIDSLLENPQDKNDAQTGDSAIKGIYVTSHSAGGSRLMSLLQLLDETELNSMVIDVKDDYGFITYPTKNPKLLATGAVQKNIADITELMTRLKKHDVYPIARIVVFKDSVLAQKRPDLSFTNQDGTVWKNGRNESFVNPYQKEVWEYNLTIAKEAAQLGFKEIQFDYVRFPEGFEKKSDSLKFAQSEESRIDIISGFVEYARKQLAPLGVRVSVDIFGYAASVPSAEGIGQDFVKISKSVDVISPMVYPSHYSSGWFNLGVPDKAPYDTIKGAMVDTFAKLETLGSAAPVIRPWIQDFTASWLGKGNYIPYGKKEVQAQIDALKDMGVDEYLLWNARNNYTKGVQYK from the coding sequence ATGCTGGTGATTTTGATGCTGTTGCAAAATTTCATAACAGGGGGCGAAATGAAAGATTCAACGGTTATGCAGACGTTACTCAATATGATGGTGATGCAGTCTTCCATAAATCAAGGTACAAAATTGAGTATAGACAGCCTATTGGAAAACCCGCAAGATAAGAATGATGCACAAACCGGGGACTCGGCTATAAAAGGAATATACGTTACCTCTCACAGCGCGGGAGGATCGAGACTCATGAGTCTCCTCCAACTGCTTGACGAAACAGAACTTAACAGTATGGTCATTGATGTGAAAGATGACTACGGATTTATAACTTATCCGACAAAAAATCCGAAGTTATTAGCAACTGGCGCTGTACAAAAAAATATTGCGGACATTACGGAACTGATGACGCGGCTTAAGAAGCACGACGTGTACCCGATCGCCAGAATCGTGGTTTTTAAAGACAGCGTGCTCGCCCAAAAACGCCCGGACTTGTCGTTTACCAATCAGGATGGAACCGTATGGAAGAATGGCAGAAATGAAAGTTTCGTCAACCCGTACCAGAAAGAAGTGTGGGAATATAATCTCACGATTGCCAAGGAAGCGGCTCAGCTTGGATTTAAGGAAATTCAATTCGATTATGTCCGATTTCCAGAAGGATTTGAGAAAAAATCCGACTCACTGAAATTTGCTCAATCAGAAGAGAGCCGCATTGACATCATCAGCGGATTTGTTGAGTATGCACGTAAACAGCTGGCTCCACTTGGTGTTCGCGTGTCCGTGGATATTTTCGGATACGCGGCCTCCGTTCCCTCAGCAGAGGGGATTGGCCAGGACTTTGTGAAAATTTCCAAGTCTGTGGACGTAATCAGTCCGATGGTTTACCCCAGTCATTACAGTTCCGGTTGGTTCAATTTGGGCGTTCCTGATAAGGCTCCTTATGACACGATAAAAGGAGCAATGGTTGATACGTTCGCCAAACTGGAGACCTTGGGCAGCGCAGCGCCGGTGATTCGTCCATGGATTCAGGATTTCACCGCCAGCTGGCTTGGGAAAGGCAACTATATTCCCTATGGTAAGAAAGAAGTGCAAGCACAAATCGATGCGCTCAAAGATATGGGAGTCGATGAGTATCTGCTTTGGAATGCAAGAAACAACTATACAAAGGGAGTGCAGTATAAGTGA
- the asnB gene encoding asparagine synthase (glutamine-hydrolyzing), which produces MCGFVSVYNYNRIPVNAEMLRKMTDILSHRGPDDEGIKIDEFVGFGFRRLSIIDLEHGAQPMANDSQDIWLVFNGEIYNYRELRNWLMDRGHAFRTDSDTEVVLRLYEENGEECVSRLRGMFGLAIWDKKREVFFAARDPFGIKPVYYCETPYGYMVASEIKALLASDRVDREVDGQSFYDYLTFQYVPEPATMFRSIRKLMAGHTLTIKNGVLTTKPYFEAKFAPEETRPFNDLAEEARSVLQESVWLHRNSDVPRGAFLSGGIDSSSLVGMLQQLEPTKTFSVGFESEGYSELNLARKTAAYFGTEHHEISVSADAYLHALPKMIWHMDEPVADPSAAGIYFVSQLASRHVKVVFSGEGADEFFGGYNIYREPLSLRVFEQMPEGIRKMAGALSHWMPAGMKGKSFLERGSRPLQERFYGNAKIFEDAEKNMILNMPASRSENFVSARGITAPLYEKAINYDDVTKMQYIDIHTWLRGNILMKADKMSMAHSLELRVPFVDPAVFQLASKIPTRYKVSSSGTKLLLREAMKDIVPPDVQSRKKLGFPVPIRVWLRNEWYGWARELLESSDHIPWIKKSKALRMLEDHRAGKYDASRKLWTLLVFIIWHQMYIAQFQTAPSALASPVNV; this is translated from the coding sequence ATGTGCGGTTTTGTCTCGGTGTATAATTATAACCGTATTCCCGTAAACGCGGAAATGCTTCGAAAAATGACGGATATCCTCTCGCACCGGGGTCCGGATGATGAGGGTATCAAAATCGACGAGTTCGTCGGTTTCGGATTCCGAAGATTGAGCATTATCGATTTGGAACATGGCGCTCAACCGATGGCAAATGACAGCCAGGATATTTGGCTTGTGTTTAACGGCGAGATTTATAATTACCGGGAACTGCGCAACTGGCTGATGGACCGCGGGCACGCTTTTCGTACGGATTCGGATACGGAAGTTGTTTTGCGCCTTTACGAGGAAAACGGTGAGGAATGTGTAAGCCGATTGCGGGGCATGTTCGGATTGGCCATTTGGGATAAGAAGCGAGAAGTGTTTTTTGCCGCCCGCGATCCATTCGGTATCAAACCGGTTTATTACTGCGAGACGCCATACGGCTATATGGTTGCATCCGAAATCAAGGCTCTTCTGGCTTCGGACAGAGTCGATCGCGAAGTGGACGGGCAATCGTTTTACGACTATCTTACATTTCAATACGTCCCGGAACCGGCGACCATGTTCAGATCCATCCGTAAACTGATGGCCGGTCACACGCTGACGATCAAAAACGGGGTCCTGACAACGAAGCCCTATTTCGAGGCGAAATTTGCTCCTGAGGAAACCCGACCATTCAACGATTTGGCAGAGGAAGCGCGCAGTGTATTGCAAGAATCTGTATGGCTTCACCGGAACAGCGATGTCCCAAGAGGCGCCTTCCTCTCCGGCGGGATCGACTCCAGCAGCCTTGTCGGTATGCTTCAGCAATTGGAACCTACGAAGACCTTTTCCGTCGGTTTCGAGTCGGAAGGTTACAGCGAGCTGAACCTTGCGAGGAAAACCGCCGCCTATTTCGGCACGGAGCACCATGAAATTTCCGTTAGCGCCGATGCTTATTTACATGCGCTGCCCAAGATGATATGGCATATGGATGAGCCCGTCGCCGATCCGTCCGCCGCAGGTATTTATTTTGTGTCTCAATTGGCAAGCCGCCATGTCAAAGTAGTATTTTCGGGGGAGGGGGCCGATGAATTTTTCGGGGGGTACAACATTTACCGGGAGCCGCTCTCTTTGCGGGTTTTCGAGCAAATGCCGGAAGGCATTCGAAAAATGGCAGGGGCATTGTCTCACTGGATGCCGGCCGGCATGAAAGGGAAGAGTTTTTTGGAAAGAGGCAGCCGTCCGCTGCAAGAGCGGTTCTACGGGAATGCCAAAATTTTCGAAGATGCGGAAAAAAACATGATATTGAACATGCCCGCTAGTCGATCAGAGAATTTTGTATCTGCACGCGGCATCACCGCTCCTTTGTATGAGAAGGCCATAAATTATGATGATGTCACGAAAATGCAATACATCGATATTCATACCTGGCTTCGAGGCAATATTCTTATGAAAGCGGACAAAATGTCCATGGCACATTCGCTCGAGCTTCGTGTCCCTTTTGTGGATCCGGCAGTATTTCAATTGGCAAGCAAGATTCCCACACGATATAAAGTATCCAGTTCCGGGACCAAATTATTACTCCGTGAAGCGATGAAGGATATCGTGCCCCCGGATGTGCAATCCCGCAAGAAATTGGGCTTTCCGGTGCCCATCCGGGTTTGGCTAAGGAATGAGTGGTATGGTTGGGCCAGGGAGTTGTTGGAATCATCTGATCATATCCCATGGATCAAGAAGTCAAAAGCGTTGCGGATGCTGGAGGACCACCGCGCAGGCAAGTACGATGCCAGCCGCAAGCTGTGGACGCTCCTCGTGTTTATCATTTGGCATCAGATGTATATTGCACAATTCCAAACGGCTCCGTCAGCGTTAGCGAGCCCGGTTAACGTTTAA
- a CDS encoding response regulator transcription factor: protein MAVEVHSYTKNKRILIVDDEELMRELLQLYLHNEGYATDTAVDGEEALARMQQVKYDLVLLDLMMPNLDGFDVCKTIRQNSKVPIIMLTARDETIDKVVGLKIGADDYITKPFEHQELIARLESIFRRQQYLQTDSPSNLNLLNRRTILTRGELQMNIQTRQVFCRNAELSLTPKEYAILKLFLSNKGRLFQREDILELLWKNRPINDDRTVDTHIKNIRDKLTQAGLPGQEVIKTVWGTGFICHEDS, encoded by the coding sequence ATGGCTGTCGAAGTCCATTCCTATACGAAAAACAAGCGGATTCTAATTGTAGACGACGAAGAGCTTATGCGGGAATTACTGCAGCTCTACTTGCATAACGAAGGCTATGCCACGGATACGGCCGTTGATGGCGAAGAAGCGCTTGCAAGAATGCAGCAAGTAAAATATGATCTTGTGCTGCTTGATCTCATGATGCCCAACCTGGATGGGTTTGACGTTTGCAAAACGATCCGTCAGAATTCCAAGGTCCCCATCATAATGCTTACTGCCCGTGACGAGACGATTGACAAAGTTGTCGGATTGAAAATTGGTGCCGATGACTACATAACCAAACCATTCGAACATCAAGAATTAATAGCGCGACTCGAATCCATTTTTAGGAGACAACAATATCTGCAGACGGATTCCCCGTCAAACTTAAACCTTTTAAATCGAAGAACAATCCTGACTCGCGGCGAACTGCAAATGAATATTCAAACTCGTCAAGTTTTCTGCCGGAACGCTGAGCTGTCTCTGACACCGAAAGAATATGCGATTCTGAAGTTATTTCTGTCAAACAAAGGAAGATTGTTTCAAAGAGAAGATATCCTTGAATTATTATGGAAGAACCGACCAATCAATGATGACCGAACCGTCGATACGCATATCAAAAATATAAGGGATAAACTCACGCAGGCCGGACTACCCGGCCAGGAGGTCATCAAAACGGTATGGGGAACAGGGTTTATCTGTCATGAAGATTCTTAG